A single genomic interval of Dyella sp. GSA-30 harbors:
- a CDS encoding MerR family transcriptional regulator, whose product MLLSVGELAKRSGLTVRTLHHYDSIGLLVPSSRSDAGYRLYDRANIERLHRIQALRRLGLSLTDIGNALSGPQVPLTEVIDRQLAQIERELAQALRLKRQLIELRTQLAAGQAPDLAQWLDTLELMTMYENYFSPEELERFPMLNDADAQAEWSAMVDMVQGTIDRRIPPDAHEAQILGLRWMRTLQRDTGNNADFLDRLDKMHASEPALQAASRITPEVQHFVRQAVMEGRMAIYARYLEPHELAFMREHYPTHMDDWPALVAALRKEIAMGTAPESPTVQALAKRWMELFRSYAGDDPQTHLRFRKAHDNEPELMAGSFVDAELLQYLHKAFATLHAKA is encoded by the coding sequence ATGTTGTTGAGCGTCGGTGAACTTGCCAAGCGGAGCGGGCTAACGGTCCGCACGCTTCATCATTACGACAGCATCGGCCTGCTGGTTCCTTCGTCGCGCTCCGATGCCGGCTACCGGCTTTACGACCGCGCGAACATCGAACGCCTGCACCGTATCCAGGCGTTGCGTCGGTTGGGTCTTAGCTTGACCGACATCGGCAACGCCCTGTCCGGGCCCCAGGTGCCATTGACCGAGGTGATCGACCGCCAGCTCGCGCAGATCGAGCGTGAACTGGCGCAGGCGCTTCGACTGAAGCGGCAGCTCATCGAGTTGCGCACGCAACTGGCGGCAGGACAGGCCCCCGACCTGGCCCAATGGCTGGACACGCTGGAGCTGATGACGATGTACGAAAACTACTTCTCACCCGAAGAGCTGGAACGCTTTCCTATGCTGAACGATGCCGACGCCCAGGCCGAATGGTCGGCGATGGTCGACATGGTGCAAGGCACGATCGATCGGCGTATCCCGCCGGACGCGCATGAGGCGCAGATCCTTGGCCTGCGCTGGATGCGAACGCTGCAACGCGACACCGGCAACAACGCCGATTTCCTCGATCGCCTGGACAAGATGCATGCAAGCGAACCGGCGTTGCAGGCAGCGAGCCGCATCACGCCCGAGGTTCAACATTTTGTTCGCCAGGCAGTGATGGAGGGCCGCATGGCCATCTATGCACGGTATCTGGAGCCGCATGAGCTGGCCTTCATGCGCGAACACTATCCCACGCATATGGACGATTGGCCGGCACTGGTCGCTGCCCTGCGCAAGGAGATCGCCATGGGTACCGCGCCGGAGTCCCCCACGGTGCAGGCGCTCGCCAAACGCTGGATGGAACTTTTTCGTAGTTATGCAGGCGATGATCCGCAGACACATCTGCGTTTTCGCAAGGCGCATGACAACGAGCCCGAACTGATGGCCGGCTCGTTTGTCGATGCCGAGCTGCTCCAGTACCTGCACAAGGCGTTCGCGACGCTTCATGCCAAGGCTTGA
- a CDS encoding POTRA domain-containing protein: MRKWLGATLAATMATGAWGQARPPVANPLQTLPRVDTPATQPSVTLNVQQQQNPQLAALLASTLTPSRVDIAGVHSIPFDDVAALFKPLTGKNVRVSDLLAAADACTKLYQQHGYALSFCYVPGQTFEQGVVKVVAVEGYVAAVDITGDAGNMEHKIRAIARHITADRPLKRATFERYIQILGMLPGAKIAANVPAPTTTDGATRLQLQVQRKRYNATSGIDFNHPGVQGLVNGLVNGLTPMAEQVSASVMFPHGRGQQEFYAAGYSQMLGSDGFMSKLDGSYFFGDPDIDDNALPPYLRHRLRQDHLGLAFTYPLLLGPTRSLVAGAGLYGSNQDDMYFNQLTGVSLQLRTRVRVLHLDLDFVQASNKRVRKVSVSIGQGLNALGAQSDILSNVAIIPGELTDTKFTRYDVNASQSDSWGKHWGTVVSFAGQYSHNHLPSGEQISFGGPRFGLAYDPGSVSGDSGWGAAFELNRPFVSSYKWFKSLTPYAVAQVARVYLHGTELPLDTLRTFAIGLRLSDGKHYNVDVSAAQAIGDHVPGESYPRYGLSFSYQLE, from the coding sequence ATGAGGAAATGGCTGGGTGCGACGCTGGCCGCCACCATGGCGACCGGCGCCTGGGGGCAAGCCAGACCACCGGTTGCCAATCCGTTGCAGACATTGCCGCGCGTCGATACGCCGGCAACTCAACCGAGCGTCACGCTCAATGTGCAGCAACAGCAGAATCCGCAACTGGCGGCACTGCTCGCCAGCACGCTGACGCCCTCGCGCGTCGATATTGCCGGCGTGCACTCGATTCCCTTCGACGATGTTGCTGCCTTGTTCAAGCCGCTGACCGGAAAGAACGTGCGTGTGTCCGATCTGCTTGCCGCCGCCGACGCGTGCACCAAGCTTTATCAACAGCACGGTTATGCCTTGTCGTTCTGCTACGTGCCGGGACAGACCTTCGAGCAGGGCGTAGTCAAAGTCGTTGCTGTCGAAGGTTATGTCGCAGCGGTGGATATCACCGGCGACGCAGGCAATATGGAGCACAAGATTCGTGCGATCGCACGTCACATTACGGCCGACCGCCCGTTGAAACGGGCGACGTTCGAGCGTTACATCCAGATCCTGGGCATGTTGCCGGGCGCCAAGATTGCCGCCAACGTTCCCGCTCCCACGACGACCGATGGCGCGACACGTTTACAACTGCAAGTGCAGCGCAAACGCTACAACGCCACCAGTGGCATCGACTTCAACCATCCCGGCGTACAAGGGCTGGTCAACGGCCTTGTAAATGGCCTGACACCGATGGCCGAGCAAGTCAGTGCATCGGTAATGTTTCCCCATGGCCGCGGGCAACAGGAATTCTATGCCGCCGGTTATTCGCAGATGCTCGGCTCCGATGGCTTCATGAGCAAGCTGGACGGCTCGTATTTCTTCGGCGACCCGGATATCGACGACAACGCGCTGCCGCCCTATCTGCGCCATCGCCTGCGCCAGGACCATCTGGGGCTGGCCTTCACCTATCCCCTGCTGCTTGGACCGACACGCAGTCTGGTCGCCGGAGCAGGCCTGTACGGTTCGAACCAGGACGACATGTATTTCAACCAGCTGACCGGCGTATCGCTGCAGTTGCGTACGCGTGTGCGGGTCCTGCATCTGGATCTGGATTTCGTCCAGGCGAGCAACAAACGCGTGCGCAAGGTGAGCGTGAGCATCGGTCAGGGTTTGAACGCGCTGGGTGCGCAGAGCGACATCCTCAGCAATGTGGCGATCATTCCGGGTGAACTGACCGACACCAAATTCACCCGTTACGACGTGAACGCATCGCAGAGCGACAGCTGGGGCAAACACTGGGGTACGGTTGTGAGCTTCGCCGGCCAGTACAGCCACAACCACCTGCCCTCGGGTGAGCAGATCAGTTTCGGCGGCCCGCGCTTCGGGCTTGCCTACGATCCGGGCAGCGTGTCGGGCGACAGCGGCTGGGGCGCGGCGTTCGAGCTCAATCGTCCCTTTGTGTCGTCGTACAAATGGTTCAAGTCGTTGACGCCCTATGCGGTGGCCCAGGTCGCGCGCGTTTATCTGCACGGTACCGAGTTGCCGCTCGATACGCTCAGGACGTTTGCCATCGGTCTGCGCCTGAGCGACGGCAAGCACTACAACGTCGATGTATCCGCCGCGCAGGCCATCGGCGATCATGTGCCCGGCGAAAGCTATCCGCGCTATGGGCTGAGTTTTTCCTATCAGCTGGAATGA
- a CDS encoding collagen-like triple helix repeat-containing protein, with translation MDKTRISTVLKQTLLASCIIAAAVSMSACSGSGSYKSSSGGGVINPGGAGGGGSGGGGDNGGGGSGGGGSGGGGSGGDNGGGTGGGGGGTGGGGGTGGGGGGTGGGGGTGGGGGGTGGGGGTGGGGGGTGGGGGTGGGGGTGGGGGTGGGTGGGGTPPPDGVISTIVTGVGTIVGNAGGTISGIGAQIPQQTLLGGSNGVTQGLGGVVGNLGGAVSTLGNGVVDGLGQTGNIANPVGVTVGSLGGVVGSTGTAVNDLGQTVKAVGDFQGSPIAPITSLVGTTVSTLGVGVNQGGGALDHLLGSGPASQLTQGLSNVVTPVLTLGQTNGSGSTGPTNLVAAVSQAGGGATSGVGGLVSGIGAGIASAPLPGSTGQTGQLLGGSVQTLGGAVSTIGGGVTAGLGQSGSIANPVGVTLAGAGSGVTGAGQAVTGVGATVASIGSGQLAPLNPVTSVVGNVVGTVGGTVSNVGTGVTAAVNTGPLQPVTAALNNVVNGLANATSGPSGLSALTGGVTSSLGNATGDTGDKNPGGLLGLGILGGHKK, from the coding sequence ATGGACAAAACGCGTATCAGTACGGTGCTAAAGCAGACCCTGCTAGCGAGCTGCATTATTGCGGCCGCCGTCTCGATGTCCGCTTGCTCCGGATCCGGCTCTTATAAATCTTCCAGCGGCGGCGGCGTGATAAACCCCGGCGGCGCGGGTGGCGGTGGCTCAGGCGGTGGTGGAGATAATGGTGGAGGCGGCTCCGGCGGCGGTGGTTCCGGCGGTGGCGGCAGTGGTGGAGATAATGGCGGCGGCACAGGTGGAGGTGGTGGTGGCACCGGCGGTGGCGGCGGCACAGGTGGAGGTGGTGGTGGCACCGGCGGCGGTGGCGGCACAGGCGGAGGTGGTGGTGGTACCGGCGGCGGTGGCGGCACAGGTGGAGGTGGTGGTGGCACCGGCGGTGGTGGCGGTACAGGCGGTGGCGGCGGTACAGGCGGTGGCGGTGGAACCGGTGGTGGCACGGGTGGTGGCGGCACGCCTCCTCCGGATGGCGTCATCAGCACCATCGTGACCGGCGTCGGCACGATCGTGGGCAATGCGGGTGGCACCATTTCCGGTATCGGTGCGCAGATTCCCCAACAGACCTTGCTCGGCGGTAGCAATGGCGTCACACAAGGACTTGGTGGCGTTGTCGGCAATCTCGGTGGCGCGGTCAGCACGCTCGGCAATGGCGTCGTCGATGGCCTGGGCCAGACCGGCAATATCGCCAATCCCGTCGGCGTAACCGTCGGTAGTCTGGGCGGTGTCGTTGGCTCCACGGGAACGGCGGTCAACGATCTCGGCCAGACGGTCAAGGCCGTGGGCGATTTCCAGGGATCGCCGATCGCACCAATTACCTCGCTGGTCGGCACGACCGTATCCACGCTGGGCGTGGGCGTGAATCAAGGCGGTGGGGCGCTCGATCATCTGCTTGGCTCAGGTCCGGCCAGCCAGCTGACGCAAGGTCTCAGCAATGTCGTCACACCCGTGCTGACGCTGGGCCAGACCAACGGCAGCGGCAGTACGGGCCCGACCAACCTGGTCGCGGCGGTATCTCAGGCCGGTGGTGGCGCAACCAGCGGCGTTGGCGGCCTGGTCAGCGGCATCGGTGCAGGGATCGCATCGGCACCGTTACCCGGCAGCACCGGCCAGACTGGGCAATTGCTCGGAGGTAGCGTGCAGACGCTGGGCGGCGCAGTCAGCACGATCGGCGGCGGTGTCACCGCAGGTCTCGGGCAGTCGGGCAGCATCGCCAATCCGGTCGGCGTGACCTTGGCAGGTGCAGGTAGCGGTGTGACCGGCGCCGGCCAGGCCGTGACCGGTGTCGGCGCTACCGTGGCAAGCATCGGAAGCGGCCAGTTGGCGCCACTCAACCCGGTCACGTCGGTGGTCGGCAATGTCGTAGGCACGGTCGGCGGCACGGTGTCGAACGTCGGCACCGGCGTAACGGCCGCGGTCAACACCGGCCCGTTACAACCGGTGACGGCGGCGCTCAACAATGTCGTCAATGGACTGGCCAACGCTACCTCGGGACCGTCGGGCTTGAGCGCCTTGACTGGTGGAGTGACCAGTAGCCTCGGCAACGCGACCGGTGACACAGGAGACAAGAATCCGGGCGGCCTGCTCGGTCTTGGCATCTTAGGCGGCCACAAGAAGTAG
- the prpE gene encoding propionate--CoA ligase: MGYEEFYRRSVEEPEAFWAEQAQSIHWQTPPRQILDASQLPFRRWFVGGMTNLCYNALDRHLAERGDQLALVAISTETDITRELTYRELHREVNTFAAVLVSLGVGKGDRVVIYMPNIAEAVFAMLACARLGAIHSVVFGGFAAHNLALRIDDAKPRLLIAADAGMRGGKVIPYKPLIDAALEEARFAPAHVLIVDRKLDAQMTRIAGRDVDYGELRRDFENSDVPVTWLESNEPSYLLYTSGTTGKPKGIQRDVGGYAVAMAMSIRWIFDIAPGQVIFSTSDVGWAVGHSYNVYGPLIGGATSLLYEGLPIRPDAGVWWRLCERYRVRTMFSSPTGIRILKKQDAAWLKKYDLSQLKWLFVAGEPLDEPTAHWITEGLGVPVIDNYWQTETGWPAITLMPGLELKPIKFGSPGLPAPGYRMKVIDESTGQEAAAGQKGVLVFEPPLPPGCLTTVWGDDERYRQSYFSHFSELLYSSLDWAIRDDQGYTTILGRTDDVINVAGHRLGTREIEESVSTHPAVAEAAVIGMHDELKGQVPVVFATLKQDIGTATDIAKGMQQRVVDLLGSIARPARVYVVGALPKTRSGKLLRRSLLALAEDRDPGDLSTLDDPNALEEIRKALERGPDQGG; encoded by the coding sequence ATGGGTTATGAGGAGTTCTACCGCCGATCGGTCGAGGAGCCCGAGGCGTTCTGGGCCGAACAGGCGCAATCGATCCACTGGCAGACCCCACCGCGGCAGATTCTGGACGCCTCGCAGCTGCCTTTTCGCCGCTGGTTTGTCGGCGGCATGACCAACCTTTGCTACAACGCGCTCGACCGCCACCTGGCCGAGCGTGGTGACCAGCTTGCACTGGTCGCGATATCCACGGAAACCGATATCACGCGGGAGCTGACCTATCGTGAGCTTCACCGCGAAGTGAATACGTTCGCCGCTGTGCTCGTCTCGCTGGGCGTGGGCAAGGGTGATCGTGTCGTCATCTATATGCCCAATATCGCCGAAGCGGTGTTTGCGATGCTTGCCTGCGCAAGGCTGGGCGCGATCCATTCGGTCGTCTTTGGCGGCTTTGCGGCGCATAACCTCGCCCTGCGTATCGACGACGCGAAGCCCAGGCTGCTGATTGCCGCCGACGCCGGCATGCGTGGCGGCAAGGTCATTCCGTACAAGCCATTGATCGACGCCGCACTGGAGGAAGCACGGTTCGCGCCTGCGCATGTGCTTATCGTGGATCGAAAGCTCGACGCGCAGATGACGCGTATCGCCGGCCGCGATGTCGATTACGGCGAATTGCGGCGCGACTTCGAAAACAGCGACGTACCGGTCACCTGGCTTGAATCCAACGAGCCGAGCTATCTGCTCTATACCTCCGGCACCACCGGCAAGCCAAAAGGGATTCAGCGTGATGTCGGCGGCTACGCGGTAGCCATGGCGATGTCGATCCGTTGGATCTTCGATATCGCTCCCGGGCAGGTGATCTTTTCCACCTCGGACGTCGGCTGGGCGGTAGGCCACTCTTATAATGTGTATGGCCCGCTGATCGGCGGCGCGACCTCGCTGCTTTACGAAGGCCTGCCGATCCGTCCCGATGCAGGTGTGTGGTGGCGGCTGTGCGAGCGCTATCGCGTCCGCACGATGTTCTCGTCGCCCACCGGTATCCGCATACTGAAAAAGCAGGACGCGGCCTGGCTGAAAAAGTACGACCTGTCGCAGCTGAAATGGCTCTTCGTTGCCGGCGAGCCCTTGGACGAGCCTACCGCACACTGGATTACCGAAGGTCTGGGTGTGCCGGTGATCGACAACTACTGGCAGACCGAAACCGGCTGGCCGGCAATTACCTTGATGCCCGGGCTGGAATTGAAGCCGATAAAGTTCGGCTCGCCCGGTTTGCCCGCACCGGGCTATCGCATGAAAGTGATCGACGAAAGCACGGGCCAGGAAGCCGCGGCGGGACAGAAGGGCGTATTGGTGTTCGAACCGCCTTTGCCGCCTGGTTGCCTCACCACTGTCTGGGGTGACGACGAGCGCTATCGCCAAAGCTATTTCAGTCATTTCTCCGAGCTGCTTTACAGCTCGCTGGACTGGGCCATTCGCGACGACCAGGGCTACACCACCATTCTTGGGCGCACCGATGATGTGATCAACGTGGCCGGGCATCGCCTGGGGACGCGGGAAATCGAAGAGTCGGTATCCACGCATCCGGCAGTCGCCGAAGCTGCCGTGATCGGCATGCATGATGAATTGAAAGGGCAGGTGCCCGTGGTATTCGCCACCTTGAAACAGGACATCGGCACGGCGACGGATATCGCCAAGGGGATGCAGCAGCGTGTGGTCGATCTGCTGGGCAGCATCGCCAGGCCGGCGCGTGTGTATGTGGTTGGCGCCTTGCCCAAGACGCGTTCGGGGAAACTGCTGCGGCGCTCCTTGCTGGCGTTGGCGGAGGATCGCGATCCGGGTGACTTGTCGACGCTGGACGATCCCAACGCGCTGGAGGAAATTCGCAAGGCGTTGGAGCGTGGGCCGGATCAGGGCGGCTGA
- the ahpF gene encoding alkyl hydroperoxide reductase subunit F: protein MLDADLKTQLQAYLEKVVHPIELVASVDDSEKSQELLALLQDIESMSPRISLRRADGARKPSFSIDRLGTDVSVSFAGIPMGHEFTSLVLALLQVGGHPSKAAPELIEQIQNIEGEFVFETFMSLSCHSCPDTVQALNLISVLNPNIKHVAVDGALFQDEVDARQVMSVPTVFLNGELFDTGRMSVEQIVTRIDAGAAKRDAEKMKAKKPFDVLVVGGGPAGAAAAVYAARKGIRTGVAAERFGGQVLDTMSIENFISVPYTEGPKMAAALEQHVHEYDVDVMNSQRAEQLIAPKDANGLIEIKLANGASLKAKSVILSTGARWRNMGVPGELEYRNKGVTYCPHCDGPLFKGKQVAVIGGGNSGVEAAIDLAGIVGHVTLLEFDGQLRADDVLQRKLRSLPNVDIIVSAQTTEVIGDGQKVQGLVYTNRSNGESRKVELEGIFVQIGLLPNTEWLKGSVKLSPRGEIEVDSHGRTSVAGVFAAGDVTTTPFKQIIIAMGEGAKASLSAFDHLIRMPVEVKEEIAA, encoded by the coding sequence ATGTTGGACGCCGATCTGAAGACCCAATTGCAGGCTTACCTCGAAAAGGTCGTACACCCGATCGAACTGGTGGCCTCTGTCGATGACAGCGAAAAGTCGCAGGAACTCCTCGCCCTGCTGCAAGACATCGAGTCGATGTCGCCCCGAATCTCGCTGCGCCGCGCCGACGGTGCGCGCAAGCCCTCGTTCTCGATCGATCGCCTGGGCACCGATGTCAGCGTGAGCTTTGCCGGTATCCCGATGGGCCACGAGTTCACCTCGCTGGTGCTGGCCCTGCTGCAGGTGGGCGGTCATCCATCCAAGGCCGCACCCGAACTGATCGAGCAGATCCAGAATATCGAAGGCGAGTTCGTCTTCGAGACCTTCATGTCGCTCTCGTGCCATAGCTGCCCCGATACCGTGCAGGCGCTGAACCTGATCAGCGTGCTCAATCCCAATATCAAGCATGTCGCGGTCGATGGCGCGCTGTTCCAGGACGAGGTCGACGCACGCCAGGTGATGTCGGTGCCGACCGTCTTCTTGAACGGCGAACTGTTCGATACCGGTCGCATGTCGGTCGAGCAGATCGTCACCCGTATCGACGCCGGCGCCGCCAAGCGCGATGCGGAGAAGATGAAGGCCAAGAAGCCGTTCGACGTGCTCGTCGTCGGTGGTGGCCCGGCTGGTGCCGCGGCGGCGGTTTATGCCGCGCGCAAAGGCATCCGTACCGGTGTCGCAGCCGAACGCTTCGGCGGCCAGGTGCTCGACACCATGTCGATCGAGAACTTCATCTCCGTGCCGTACACGGAAGGCCCGAAGATGGCCGCCGCGCTCGAGCAGCATGTGCACGAGTACGACGTCGACGTCATGAATTCGCAGCGCGCCGAACAGCTGATCGCGCCTAAAGACGCCAACGGCCTGATCGAGATCAAGCTGGCCAACGGCGCGTCACTGAAGGCCAAGTCGGTGATCCTTTCCACCGGCGCCCGCTGGCGCAATATGGGCGTGCCGGGCGAGCTGGAATACCGCAACAAAGGCGTGACCTATTGCCCGCATTGCGACGGCCCGCTGTTCAAGGGCAAGCAAGTGGCGGTGATCGGCGGCGGCAACTCGGGCGTCGAAGCAGCGATCGACCTGGCTGGCATCGTGGGCCATGTCACCCTGCTTGAATTCGACGGCCAGTTGCGTGCGGACGATGTCCTGCAGCGCAAGCTGCGCAGCCTGCCCAACGTCGACATCATCGTCAGTGCGCAGACTACCGAAGTGATCGGCGACGGCCAGAAGGTGCAGGGCCTGGTCTATACCAATCGCAGCAACGGTGAAAGCCGCAAGGTCGAGCTGGAAGGCATCTTCGTGCAAATCGGCTTGCTGCCGAACACCGAATGGCTGAAGGGCTCGGTCAAGCTGTCGCCGCGTGGCGAGATCGAAGTCGACTCGCATGGTCGCACTTCCGTAGCCGGTGTGTTTGCCGCGGGCGACGTCACGACGACGCCGTTCAAGCAGATCATCATCGCCATGGGCGAAGGCGCCAAGGCGTCGCTCAGCGCATTCGATCACCTGATCCGCATGCCAGTGGAAGTGAAAGAAGAGATTGCAGCTTAA
- the ahpC gene encoding alkyl hydroperoxide reductase subunit C gives MSLINTEIKPFKAQAYKNGQFVEVTDASLKGKWSVVVFYPADFTFVCPTELEDLADHYAEFQKLGVEIYSVSTDTHFSHKAWHDTSEAIGKVNYTMLADPTGTITRNFDVMIEEEGLALRGTFVINPEGQIKLCEIHDNGIGRDASELLRKVKAAQYVAAHPGEVCPAKWKEGEKTLKPSLNLVGKI, from the coding sequence ATGTCGTTGATCAACACCGAAATCAAACCGTTCAAGGCACAGGCTTACAAGAACGGCCAGTTCGTCGAAGTCACGGACGCCTCGCTGAAGGGTAAGTGGTCCGTGGTGGTGTTCTACCCGGCCGACTTCACCTTCGTCTGCCCGACCGAACTGGAAGACCTCGCAGACCATTACGCCGAGTTCCAGAAGCTGGGCGTTGAGATCTATTCGGTTTCGACCGACACGCACTTCTCCCACAAGGCCTGGCACGACACCTCCGAGGCGATCGGCAAGGTCAACTACACGATGCTCGCCGACCCGACCGGCACGATCACCCGCAACTTCGACGTGATGATCGAAGAAGAAGGCCTGGCCCTGCGCGGCACCTTCGTGATCAATCCGGAAGGCCAGATCAAGCTGTGCGAAATCCACGACAACGGTATCGGCCGCGACGCCAGCGAGCTGCTGCGCAAGGTCAAGGCCGCTCAGTACGTCGCCGCCCATCCGGGCGAAGTGTGCCCGGCCAAGTGGAAGGAAGGCGAGAAGACCCTCAAGCCGTCGCTGAACCTGGTTGGCAAGATCTAA
- a CDS encoding dicarboxylate/amino acid:cation symporter, translating into MSTTTKSLATRILWGLAIGVVAGVTTLGIGQFYPDALTSARSIATTLLDPFGQIFLRLLFFVVIPLVFASLASGITQLGRLDRLGPLAGRTFALFFANMAIAVTIGLIMMNLLQPGHHLAIGSQQLLMSEYGGSAQKAVDVGRGQPSMSLAVLVDMFMPRNLFGAFIGQNRGALGDVLPLILFAILVGAAATQLGEEKRARFQAGLDLICEVMTGIVGFALKLAPYAVPAMIYSVIVKVGVDILLTLSVFVVSCSVALLLHLFGTLSLWLRLFTRRRPLAYFKQIRPLLITAFSTSSSSASLPASLAIARDELKLSPTTAGFVLPLGATMNMSGTALFEGCVVLFVAQAFGVELSLAQQAVLMLLAVLSAVAVAGIPGGSLPLIAGLLVTFEVPAEGIGIVLGVDRILDMLRTTVNVGSDIVTATVVDARLRRNEEASP; encoded by the coding sequence ATGAGTACAACAACGAAATCCCTGGCAACACGCATTCTTTGGGGCTTGGCGATCGGTGTGGTCGCTGGCGTGACCACACTGGGCATCGGCCAGTTTTATCCGGACGCGTTGACAAGCGCACGTTCCATAGCTACGACCCTGCTTGATCCCTTTGGTCAAATTTTCCTGCGCCTGCTGTTCTTCGTGGTGATCCCGCTGGTATTTGCCTCATTGGCGTCGGGCATCACGCAGCTGGGCCGGCTGGATCGGCTCGGCCCACTCGCCGGCCGCACGTTCGCCCTGTTCTTCGCCAATATGGCCATCGCGGTGACGATCGGCCTGATCATGATGAACCTGCTGCAGCCCGGTCATCATCTGGCTATCGGTTCACAGCAGTTGCTCATGAGCGAGTACGGCGGCAGTGCGCAGAAGGCGGTGGACGTCGGGCGCGGGCAACCTTCGATGAGCCTGGCGGTGCTGGTGGACATGTTCATGCCGCGCAACCTGTTCGGGGCCTTTATCGGCCAGAATCGTGGCGCGTTGGGCGATGTACTCCCCTTGATTCTGTTCGCCATCCTGGTCGGCGCCGCGGCGACGCAACTGGGCGAAGAAAAACGCGCCCGCTTTCAAGCCGGCCTGGACCTGATCTGCGAAGTCATGACCGGTATCGTCGGCTTTGCGCTCAAGCTCGCGCCCTATGCCGTGCCGGCGATGATCTACAGCGTCATCGTGAAAGTCGGCGTGGACATCCTGCTGACCTTGTCCGTATTCGTGGTGAGCTGCTCGGTGGCCTTGCTGCTGCACCTGTTCGGCACCTTGTCACTTTGGCTGCGCCTGTTCACCCGGCGGCGGCCGCTGGCTTACTTCAAACAGATTCGCCCACTGCTGATCACGGCATTCTCGACCAGTTCCAGCAGCGCCTCCCTGCCCGCCTCGCTCGCCATTGCGCGTGACGAATTGAAACTGTCGCCGACGACAGCCGGGTTCGTACTGCCACTGGGCGCGACCATGAACATGAGCGGCACGGCCTTGTTCGAGGGCTGCGTGGTGCTGTTCGTGGCGCAGGCCTTTGGCGTCGAACTATCGCTGGCTCAGCAGGCCGTGTTGATGTTGCTGGCCGTGTTGAGCGCGGTGGCGGTGGCCGGAATACCTGGCGGTTCGCTGCCCCTGATCGCCGGCCTGCTGGTCACCTTCGAGGTGCCGGCCGAGGGCATCGGCATCGTGCTGGGGGTGGACCGGATCCTGGACATGCTGCGCACCACGGTAAATGTCGGCAGCGACATCGTCACCGCCACGGTGGTCGATGCGCGATTACGCCGCAACGAAGAAGCATCACCCTGA
- the prpB gene encoding methylisocitrate lyase, with protein sequence MAQLASPGARFRDALAAEQPLQVIGAINANHALLAKRAGYRAIYLSGGGVAAGSLGLPDLGINTLEDVLIDVRRITDVCDTPLMVDIDTGFGPSAFNIARTVKSLIKAGAAACHIEDQVGAKRCGHRPGKEIVSASEMADRVKAAADAKTDSDFFLIARTDAIAVDGVDAAIERAIACVEAGADGIFAEAAYDLPTYRRFVDAVKVPVLANITEFGQTPLFSVDELRTAGVSIVLYPLSAFRAMNKAAENVYTTIRRDGHQRNVIDSMQTREELYDRIGYHDFEKRLDALFAKQS encoded by the coding sequence ATGGCCCAGCTTGCATCTCCCGGCGCGCGATTCCGCGACGCCCTGGCCGCCGAACAACCCTTGCAGGTGATTGGTGCGATCAATGCCAATCACGCCTTGTTGGCCAAACGTGCAGGCTACCGTGCGATCTATCTCTCGGGCGGCGGCGTTGCGGCCGGTTCGCTGGGTTTGCCTGACCTGGGCATCAACACGCTCGAAGACGTGCTGATCGATGTGCGCCGCATCACCGACGTGTGCGACACGCCGCTGATGGTGGACATCGATACGGGGTTCGGCCCTAGCGCGTTCAATATTGCGCGTACGGTCAAGAGCCTGATCAAGGCCGGCGCCGCTGCTTGCCATATCGAGGATCAGGTGGGCGCCAAGCGTTGCGGTCATCGCCCAGGCAAGGAAATTGTCTCCGCCAGCGAAATGGCCGACCGCGTCAAGGCGGCTGCCGATGCCAAGACCGACTCGGACTTCTTTCTGATTGCCCGCACCGACGCCATCGCGGTCGACGGTGTGGATGCCGCGATCGAACGCGCCATCGCCTGCGTCGAAGCCGGGGCCGACGGCATTTTCGCCGAGGCCGCCTATGACTTGCCGACGTACCGTCGTTTCGTCGATGCGGTGAAGGTGCCGGTGCTTGCCAATATCACCGAGTTCGGCCAGACGCCGCTGTTCAGCGTCGACGAGCTGCGTACCGCCGGTGTGAGCATTGTGCTGTACCCGCTCTCCGCCTTCCGTGCGATGAACAAGGCCGCGGAGAACGTGTACACCACGATTCGACGTGATGGCCATCAGCGCAACGTGATCGACAGCATGCAGACGCGCGAAGAACTCTACGACCGTATCGGCTACCACGACTTCGAAAAGCGCCTGGACGCGCTGTTCGCAAAGCAAAGCTGA